In Arthrobacter ramosus, one DNA window encodes the following:
- a CDS encoding GNAT family N-acetyltransferase: MWGAAIWPVTLESGDLILRPIHYRDKKEWTEVRSRNSDWLAPWEASNPAPGGRLPNYRQMVASLNAQARQASALPFVITERIPGFPEPRIVGQLTVSAIMWGSAMTATLGYWVDQARAGRGIAPTAVAMATDHCFEALGLHRMEINIRPENGPSLRVVEKLGFRDEGRRERFLHINGEWADHRSFALTSEEVPGGLLAAWLRRGAN, translated from the coding sequence TTGTGGGGGGCGGCCATTTGGCCGGTGACGCTGGAGAGTGGGGACCTCATCTTGCGTCCCATTCATTACCGGGACAAGAAGGAATGGACCGAGGTCCGCTCGCGTAACAGTGACTGGCTGGCGCCTTGGGAAGCCTCCAACCCGGCCCCTGGTGGCCGCCTACCGAACTACCGGCAGATGGTGGCTTCCCTTAACGCGCAGGCCCGGCAAGCGAGTGCCCTTCCGTTTGTGATCACGGAGCGTATTCCCGGGTTCCCGGAGCCCAGGATCGTCGGGCAGCTCACGGTCTCCGCGATTATGTGGGGGTCGGCGATGACGGCCACGCTTGGCTACTGGGTCGACCAGGCTCGGGCCGGTCGCGGAATAGCCCCCACTGCGGTTGCCATGGCCACCGACCATTGCTTTGAAGCCCTTGGACTGCACCGGATGGAAATCAACATCAGGCCCGAGAACGGGCCGAGCCTACGGGTCGTTGAGAAGCTGGGATTCCGCGACGAAGGCCGCCGCGAGCGTTTCCTTCACATCAACGGAGAATGGGCTGATCATCGAAGCTTTGCGTTGACCTCGGAGGAGGTCCCCGGGGGCTTGCTGGCTGCTTGGCTGAGACGCGGAGCCAACTAG